From Tachypleus tridentatus isolate NWPU-2018 chromosome 8, ASM421037v1, whole genome shotgun sequence, a single genomic window includes:
- the LOC143222077 gene encoding uncharacterized protein LOC143222077 isoform X5: protein MGHTEELSDFQRGTVTGFHLSNKSIRQISVFLELHRSTISAVIVKFKRLRATTAQPRSDRPHKLTERDRRVLKRVKIVFLQLQHSLPTSKLPLEATSAQ, encoded by the coding sequence atgggtcatactgaagagctcagtgactttcaacgtggcactgtcacaGGATTCCATCTTTCCAACAAGTCAATTCGTCAGATTTCTGTTTTCCTAGAGCTGCATCGGTCAActataagtgctgttattgtgaagttcAAACGTCtaagagcaacaacagctcagccacgaagcgataggccacacaagctcaccgaacgggaccgccgagtgctgaagcgcgtaaaaatcgtctttTTACAGTTGCAACATTCATTACCGacttccaaactgcctctggaagcaacgtcagcacagtAA